A region of Salinibacter sp. 10B DNA encodes the following proteins:
- a CDS encoding isochorismatase family cysteine hydrolase, translated as MPSEAVLVIDMVNDFVTGVLECERAQRIIPSLKTLLDEARAADVPVIYVSDAHLAPDVEVGLWGEHAMKGTEGAEIIPELPPGPSDFVLEKRTYSAFYDTGLDQLLRSLTIDTLYLTGLHTHMCCRHTAADAFVRGYHLVAVADGCDAFTKKEHEEGLDYLKNVYGATVQSVTDIVAGWKTLA; from the coding sequence ATGCCTTCTGAAGCCGTCCTCGTCATCGACATGGTGAACGATTTTGTCACGGGTGTTCTGGAATGTGAGCGCGCCCAGCGCATCATCCCGTCTCTCAAAACCTTGCTCGACGAGGCCCGCGCCGCTGACGTTCCGGTCATCTACGTCAGCGACGCCCACCTCGCCCCCGACGTCGAAGTTGGCCTGTGGGGCGAACATGCGATGAAGGGGACGGAGGGGGCCGAGATTATTCCGGAGCTCCCGCCCGGTCCGAGCGATTTTGTACTCGAGAAGCGTACCTACTCGGCCTTCTACGACACGGGGCTCGACCAACTTCTTCGGAGCCTAACCATCGACACGCTTTACCTGACCGGCCTCCACACCCACATGTGCTGTCGCCATACCGCGGCCGACGCGTTCGTTCGTGGGTACCACCTCGTGGCGGTGGCCGACGGGTGCGACGCCTTTACGAAAAAGGAGCACGAGGAAGGACTTGACTACCTCAAGAATGTGTATGGCGCCACCGTACAGTCGGTGACGGACATCGTGGCGGGGTGGAAAACCCTGGCTTGA
- a CDS encoding J domain-containing protein, with protein sequence MSAQRTDLQHRLAERQREKAELERQLHAAHVQYQEEVAPLEEKVLRLRVEHLRRAAQRHMRSAKHRNAYHDAQRAYESFQEERRTVGSASHDTLKRRYRQASKRCHPDAVPDAYRAQAAATFQALESAYKAGHAEAVQAIAAALEQWGFPEEAAEDRRSQRRERDELRRAVSSLETAIEALRDTDLYRAVAERENVDAVLRAKKNALLQHLLELRHQARR encoded by the coding sequence GTGAGTGCGCAGCGGACGGACTTGCAGCATCGGCTGGCGGAGCGGCAGCGGGAGAAGGCCGAGCTCGAACGGCAACTGCATGCGGCACACGTCCAGTATCAGGAAGAGGTCGCTCCGCTAGAGGAGAAAGTTCTCCGGCTTCGCGTGGAGCACCTGCGGCGGGCCGCGCAGCGTCACATGCGGAGCGCAAAGCACCGGAACGCCTACCACGACGCCCAGCGCGCCTACGAGTCATTTCAAGAGGAGCGGAGAACGGTCGGGTCGGCATCCCACGACACGCTCAAGCGCCGCTACCGACAGGCCAGCAAGCGGTGCCATCCGGATGCGGTGCCCGACGCGTATCGGGCGCAGGCCGCGGCCACCTTTCAGGCCCTCGAATCGGCGTACAAGGCCGGGCACGCCGAGGCTGTACAGGCCATTGCTGCGGCGCTGGAGCAGTGGGGCTTTCCGGAAGAGGCGGCCGAGGATCGTCGATCACAGCGCCGCGAACGAGACGAGTTGCGGCGGGCCGTGTCGAGCCTGGAGACGGCCATCGAGGCTCTGCGTGACACCGACCTCTACCGGGCCGTGGCTGAACGTGAGAACGTGGACGCCGTGTTACGGGCCAAAAAGAACGCCTTGTTGCAGCATCTTCTGGAACTGCGGCATCAGGCACGTCGGTGA
- a CDS encoding universal stress protein gives MYDKILIPVDLSSTNEAVFSTVRDLGDPDRTDIILLHVIETLQDDEPGEMDDFYEELREEADAKMKDWAAMIAEDGFEVQAAITYGERGPEITRAADENEVDLIVQRSHKVSREDAETAVGTVSHQVAIFAPCSVLLVREENN, from the coding sequence ATGTACGACAAAATCCTCATTCCCGTCGACCTCTCCTCCACCAATGAAGCCGTCTTCTCGACCGTCCGCGATCTGGGCGACCCCGATCGAACCGATATTATTCTCCTGCACGTCATCGAGACGCTGCAAGACGACGAGCCCGGCGAGATGGACGACTTCTACGAGGAACTGCGTGAAGAGGCCGACGCGAAAATGAAGGACTGGGCCGCTATGATCGCCGAGGACGGCTTTGAGGTGCAGGCGGCCATCACGTACGGTGAGCGCGGCCCTGAAATCACTCGCGCGGCCGACGAAAACGAGGTGGACCTCATCGTCCAGCGCTCGCACAAAGTGAGCCGGGAGGACGCCGAAACCGCCGTGGGCACCGTGAGCCATCAGGTCGCCATCTTTGCGCCGTGCTCTGTGCTGCTGGTTCGTGAGGAGAACAACTAG